The DNA window ATCAGCGTAGTTGTCCTTTTCGTAGGCCAGGCAGCAGAGCAGGCGCCCGCATACCCCAGAAATCTTGGCCGGATTGAGGAACAGATTCTGATCCTTGGCCATTTTGATGGTTACCGGGTCGAAGGTCCGCAAAAACTGCCGACAGCAGCAGACCTGGCCACAATTCCCAAGCCCACCGAGCATCTGGGTCTCGTGACGGACCCCGATCTGGCGGAGTTCTATCCTGGTCCGGTAGGCCCGAACCAGTTCCTTGACCAGTTCCCGAAAATCGATCCGGCCCGGGGCCGTGAAGGAAAAGACCATCTTGGCCCGGTCAAAGAGGACCTCCACATCCACAAGCTTCATGTCCAGGGCCATGTTCTCGACGCACTCCCTGCAGAAGGAGCGCGCCTCCTTGGCCAGACGCTCGTTCTCGGCCTGGACGCGAAAATCATCCTCCGTGGCGATGCGATAGACGGAGCCCTGGGTACGGGCCTTGGATCCTTGGGTCTCCTCCGGCACGACCATATGGACCCGACCCATGGTCAGGCCGTCCCCGGTCTGGGCCAAGACATGGTCTCCCGGGGCCAGGACAAAAGCCCCGGCCGACAGAAAAAAAATAGGCCCGTGCCTGCGGAACTTCACTCCAACAGTCTGTGACATGACTCCTGCCAATCTCGAACAGAGGCGAGAAAGCTGAAAAGTTTGATGAAAAAAATCAACGGAACAGGGAATGTCGTCCGGATCATTCCCGGATCGGAACCTCCGTGGCCCCGAGAAGTCTCGCGGCCACAACTTTGGCCGCCCGACGACCAGCTCCCATGGCCATGACCACCGTGGCCGATCCAGTGACGATATCTCCCCCGGCAAACACATTGGGCAAGGACGTCTCACCGGTCTCGGGGTCTGCCACGATATAGCCTCGTCTGTTCAATTCGAGTCCAGGAGTATTCCGGGTCAGAACGGGATTCGATCCCGTTCCAACGGCGATGACTGCCATGTCGATCTCCAGAGACTCGGTCTGCCCTTCCAGACAGACAGGCCGACATCTCCCGCTCTCGTCCGGTTCACCAAGGCACATCTTCTGCAGACGCACCCCAGTCAGACGGCCCTGGTCGTCGCCCGAAAACTCCAATGGACCGCACAGGCAGACCAGTTCGACCCGTTCCTCCACTGCGTGTTCCAGCTCCTCGAGTCTCGCCGGCATCTCGTCCCTGGTCCGGCGATAGACAATAAAGACCTTGTCCGCACCAAGACGGAGTGCCGTCCGTGCCGAGTCCATGGCCACGTTGCCGCCGCCGAACACGGCCACTCTCCGCCCTCTGGTCACCGGGGTGTCATACTCCGGGAACCGGTAGCCCTTCATGAGATTCACCCGGGTCAGATACTCATTGGCCGAATAGACGCCGATCAGGTTCTCTCCGGGTACGCCCAAAAACCGGGGCAGTCCGGCCCCCACTCCGACAAACACGGCCTTGAAGCCTTGGTTCAAGAGTTCCTGAACTCCCACGGTTCGACCGACAACTGCATTGGTCTCAAAAGACACGCCCTGGGCCTCAAGCTGTTCCACCTCCAATGCCACGATGGACTTGGGTAGCCGGAATTCTGGGATGCCGTAGACGAGCACCCCGCCGACCTCGTGCATGGCCTCGAAGACCGTGACCGGAATTCCCCGGGTCGCAAGATAGCCCGCAAAGGTCAGGCTGGCCGGTCCGGAACCCACGGCCGCCACCCGGAGATCCTCCTGGGGCAGGGGACATTCGTCACCGCCAGTCAAGGACTGACAAGCCGAGGAAGCGTAGTGGCTATCGGCCACAAACCTCTCCAGCCGACCAATGGCCACAGGTTCGTATTTCCGGCCCAGGGTGCAGGCCCCTTCGCACTGATTTTCCTGCGGACAAACCCGACCACAGACCGCCGGAAGGCTGTTGGTGGCCTTGATGGCCCGAAAGGCCTCGTCGAGCCGTCCCTCTGCGACTTCTCTGATGAACCCCCGGCAATCGACCTCAACGGGACAACCCGCCTGACACGTCGGTTTCTTGCATTGCAGGCATCGCCTGGCCTCGGTCTGGGCTTCGGCCAGGGTGTACCCCAAGGCCACCTCGTTAAAATTGTCCCTGCGGACCTCGGGGGCCTGCATGGACATGGACGTCCGCTTAGGAACGATGATCTTTTTGGCCATGACACTCACAGAATTCCCGGTAGGAAAGTTGCTCGTCCTCGCAAAAAGCCCGCAGCCTGCGTTTGAGTTCCAAAAAATCCACGCCATGGGCATCGAACTCGGGGCCGTCCACACAGGCGAAACGCACGGCCCCGTCCACGGTCACCCGGCAGGCTCCGCACATGCCAATGCCGTCGACCATGATCGGGTTCAAACTGACGATGGTTTTCACCCCGAATTCCTTGGTGGTCTTGGCCACGGCCTCCATCATCGGCACCGGGCCCACGGCCACCACTTCGCGAATCTCGGGATCCTCGGCCAGCCTACTCTTCAAAACATCGGTAACGAACCCCTTGTGCCCGGCCGAGCCGTCGTCCGTGGCCACCAAAATCTTGTGACAAAAGGAGGACAGTTCCGACTCGAAAAGCAAAAGATCCCTGCTCCTGGCCCCGATGACGGCCACGACCTCGTTGCCGGCCCGGGCATGGCCCTTGGCGATATGGTGCATGGCCGCGATACCCGTACCTCCGCCAACGCAGACCACTCTCCCAATCTTCTCAATAGCCGTTGGTTTGCCAAGAGGACCACAGAAATCGAGGATCATGTCCCCGGGGTTCAAGGTGTCTAGCAGGGCCGTAGTCTTGCCCAGAACCATGTAGACGATTTTGACCAGCCCGACTTCAGGGTCGGTGTCAGCAATAGTCAGGGGAATCCTTTCGCCTTTTTCTGACAGACGCAGGACCACAAAATTGCCCGGCAGGGCCTTGGCGGCCACGGCCGGGGCGTCCACGTCCATCTCCGTGACCCGGCCCGGAATGAGGATTTTCTTGTTCACGACGCGTGCTGACATAAACCTCAGCCCTCCCTCACGTTGTCTCGGCACCGATAGTGCCCGTAAAATTTTCTGCCCCGGTCCTTGTCAAGTGCTCGTCGACGGTATATGGGGAAAGCGTCGATGAAACTTCGGGCCTGAGGCCCGACAGACCATTGGGGTTTGACCGCGCATGCAGATCCAGGGCTTTTCCCAGGCCGACCTCTACACCAGTTCAGGACGCCTCTCGCCCAAGACGGAACCAATTCTTCCGGTGATTTCTAACGCCCGGGTCAGTTCCCGAAATTTCTCCCTGCGACTTGGTCCAGCCACCCTGGAATACTCGTCACAGAGACTGATCCCAGAACCCGAACCCGGCCCGTCCCTGACCGGCCTTCGCCGATCCTTTGCAGACGAACTGGGCCGCCAGATGACCTTCATGTCCCTGGCCCGGCCCGACTCCGGTTACGCCGGCCTGGACACCGGCCTGGGCCGATTGTCACCTACCCAGGCGGCTCGGCAATACCAGACCCAGACCACCAACTACCGCCCTCGCCCGACCATGATCAGCATCATGGCCTAGGCAACCGGCCCTAAAATCTCAGGACTTGGCACTCCCGGCCACCGTCTCTCGGACCCGAAGCAGTGCCCGTTCCAGCCCCAAAGTCTCGCTCCCTCCGGCCTGGGCCATGTCCGGCCGGCCTCCACCGCTGCCCCCGATCTCGGCCGCCGCGTCACGAATGAGGTCCGGAGCCGTGAACCGACCGTGTAGGTCGGGACTGACGAACAAAACCAGCATGGCCTTGTCGTCCATGACCGCCCCCAGACAGACGACTCCCGTCTGGATCCTGGACCGCAGATCGTCCATGAGCTTGCGCAGAGCACCCATGTTCGGGGACTCCACCCGACGCACCAGAACCTTGACACCGCGCACATCCTCCAATCCAGCCATGATGTCCTGGCCACTGCCGGAAACCAGCTTGTCCTGGAGCTGCTCGATTTCCTTGGCCAGTTTCCGGGCTTGAGCCTGGAGATCGCGGACCCTGAAGCCCAATTCGTCGGGCCTGGCCTTGAGAATCTGAGCCGCTTCCCGGGCCACGTCACGCATGGTCCGCCAATGATTCAAAGCCGTCCAGCCTGTGGCCGCCTCGATCCGGCGAACCCCCGATGCAATGCCGCCCTCGGACAGGATGCAGAAAGACCCGGCCTGTCCTGTGGACCGCAGATGCGTCCCTCCGCAAAGTTCCGTGGACTCGCCCTCGATCTCCACCACCCGGACCCTGTCCCCGTATTTTTC is part of the Deltaproteobacteria bacterium genome and encodes:
- a CDS encoding sulfide/dihydroorotate dehydrogenase-like FAD/NAD-binding protein, which produces MSARVVNKKILIPGRVTEMDVDAPAVAAKALPGNFVVLRLSEKGERIPLTIADTDPEVGLVKIVYMVLGKTTALLDTLNPGDMILDFCGPLGKPTAIEKIGRVVCVGGGTGIAAMHHIAKGHARAGNEVVAVIGARSRDLLLFESELSSFCHKILVATDDGSAGHKGFVTDVLKSRLAEDPEIREVVAVGPVPMMEAVAKTTKEFGVKTIVSLNPIMVDGIGMCGACRVTVDGAVRFACVDGPEFDAHGVDFLELKRRLRAFCEDEQLSYREFCECHGQKDHRS
- the gltA gene encoding NADPH-dependent glutamate synthase, translating into MAKKIIVPKRTSMSMQAPEVRRDNFNEVALGYTLAEAQTEARRCLQCKKPTCQAGCPVEVDCRGFIREVAEGRLDEAFRAIKATNSLPAVCGRVCPQENQCEGACTLGRKYEPVAIGRLERFVADSHYASSACQSLTGGDECPLPQEDLRVAAVGSGPASLTFAGYLATRGIPVTVFEAMHEVGGVLVYGIPEFRLPKSIVALEVEQLEAQGVSFETNAVVGRTVGVQELLNQGFKAVFVGVGAGLPRFLGVPGENLIGVYSANEYLTRVNLMKGYRFPEYDTPVTRGRRVAVFGGGNVAMDSARTALRLGADKVFIVYRRTRDEMPARLEELEHAVEERVELVCLCGPLEFSGDDQGRLTGVRLQKMCLGEPDESGRCRPVCLEGQTESLEIDMAVIAVGTGSNPVLTRNTPGLELNRRGYIVADPETGETSLPNVFAGGDIVTGSATVVMAMGAGRRAAKVVAARLLGATEVPIRE